The stretch of DNA CACTGTAGTGAAGTATTAGTACTGCAGTAATAGAGTACTCCTCCAGTGAAGTATTAGTACCGCGGTAATAGAGTACTCCTCCAGTGAAGTATTAGTACCGCGGTAATAGAGTACTCCTCCAGTGAAGTATTAGTACTGCGGTAATAGAGTACTCCTCCAGTGAAGTATTAGTACTGCGGTAATAGAGTACTCCTCCAGTGAAGTATTAGTACTGCGGTAATAGAGTACTCCTCCAGTGAAGTATTAGTACTGCGGTAATAGAGTACTCCTCCAGTGAAGTATTAGTACTGCGGTAATAGAGTACTCCTCCAGTGAAGTATTAGTACTACGGTAATTAACGGTGTTTctcagcagccaatcagagcaggcgAGCGCCGCGGCCTCTCACAGGGGGAACTAATGTGTTGAGCTCACGGTGGAGGAAACACACCATTAAAGGGCAGATTTAAGCACATTTGCAATCCTTAGAAGAAGGTAACGCTCTCTGAATTTGCCGGCTTGAAGGAGACGAGTCTTTAATGTTGTGTCCACAGGACAAACGCACATCAAAGGCAGAGGACGTCCTgacgggggaggggggggcagGTGGCCCCCAGACTGTCCTCTCTGGCAGAGCTGCCGGGCTGCACTGAGCGCGCTCcaaccgccgccgccgcctggCGCCCTGCGAGCCTCCTCCCAATGCAAATTAAATCCAGGCGATGGGGGCTGCTTTGAATTCCTGCAGGAGGGGTgatcctcctccccctcctcctcctcctcctcctcctccccctcccccctcttatCAGCCCAGcgctgggagagagagagagagagagagagagagagagagagagagagagagtatttGCATCACCTCGCCCTCCTCCATGTTTgctgtggagctgcaggaggacgaTCAGTCTGCTGACCTCAGATCTGTCCACACAGCAGCTGTTAGCATCATGCTAACGTCACGTTATCATCGCAACATTAAAGCAGCTTTCTGTTTCTCAACGTTTAATAAAACTGATCGAAGCTTCATAAATACGTGACATGTAATCCAGACACAACGTCATCATTTAGTTTCACAGCAGTTTAAACTGAACGTCATGTTtaactggaaaaaacaaaaaacattctgtaagaaaaaaagcaaaacgcaacttggattttattttgaaggagacTGGTCACAGGAAATGAGATGTGTTCACCTCGCTGACAATGAAACGATTCgttctgtgttttattcagAAACAAGCAGTAACGTTGTTCTGGTTCAGAGTTCGGAGCCGACAGCCAATGAGTGGTTCCCTGGTTGTCAGGGGGCGGAGCCTGTGTTGGCCAGTGTTAAATGTAAAAACGTCCTGAACAAAGTGACGCTGACCTGATTTAACCTTCAGCTCTTTAAACATCACCGGTCATCTCTGGTCCTGATATCAAGGAACCAGCAGCAGAACCTTTGATCCGGGTCGAGCCGTTAAACCTCCTGACagaactgtgtttctgtttcctgttcgGCTCCGTGCTGCGTTCACTGACCCCTTCACACATGAGAACTGATGAGGATTTGTGTGGgaacatttcagtgtttttgttccactctgctgtggttctggttCAGGTCCAGATCTGATCCACTTCAGTCTGTTGACAGAGTCACTCATGAGCGGGTGTGAAGGGTCACGCTGGTGGTTTTGGCTCAGAGTTTATCTCTCAGTGTAATTGTGTTGATACGTGATGGAAACAAAGTGCAGACATGAAGACGTGTTTCCCACGCCGTCACGCTCGCTGTTCACCATCCGCCATGTTGTTACTCTCTGAACCAGAACCGGGTCCGTTCTCAGCCGAGACTCCAGACTTCAGGACCTCTCCGTTGGTCCTCagctggatgtttgtgtgtgatgagTCTCTCTGGTCTCAGGTCTATTAATCCAGATTGATCTGAGCCAGCTCATCTCTAACACCCTGCGCTCCAGGCGGCCCGGGGGTCCGGGCCCCGCCGCCTCCACCAGGTAAACATTAGCATAGTAATTAGCCTCAGTTAATTCAGCCAATTAaagctgtgttgttgtttcataTGGGCCTCAGAGGAGCAGCTGGTCCTGGACCAGGGCCAGGAGGAGGTCCAGGAGGATCTGGATCCTGCAGCCTGAGCTCGTCTCTTCTCCTCCGTCAGTTCTAATATCAGCAGGAGGAAAGAGTCGTTTGTGTTGGTGGATCAGCGCCGGAGGTGCCGAGCTCCGAtcctgtttcctctgcagctcctctcaaCACTCACAGATTCTTCTGGAGCATCAAATATTCACCAACAACAATCAGTCGTCACACCGACAGCATGTTCACACTCTGTACCTGACAGCAGGTGAGTtcatcagcacagcacaggtatgctgtgttacagcaggtgaggtcatcagcacagcacaggtacgcagtgttacagcaggtgaggtcatcagcacagcacaggtacgcagtgttacagcaggtgaggTCATCACCACAGCACAGGTACgcagtgttacagcaggtgaggTTATCACCACAGCACAGGTACgcagtgttacagcaggtgaggtcatcagcacagcacaggtacgcagtgttacagcaggtgaggtcatcagcacagcacaggtacgcagtgttacagcaggtgaggTCATCACCACAGCACAGGTAcgctgtgttacagcaggtgaggtcatcagcacagcacaggtacgcagtgttacagcaggtgagTTCATCACCACAGCACAGGTTcgctgtgttacagcaggtgaggtcatcagcacagcacaggtacgctgtgttacagcaggtgaggTCATCAGCAGAGCACAGGTAcgctgtgttacagcaggtgaggtcatcagcacagcacaggtacgctgtgttacagcaggtgacGTGTGTTTACATCATCACACCTGAGTTATTATTCATATTAATTGTCAGTACGTCTCCACAGACAGACGACGTGCTGTGTTAGATCGTGGTTCTGGTTCAGATCCAGTTGGTTTATTAATGTCACACTCGTGTTTGTAAACAGTCAACatgtttattatgattattaactctaacagttaattaatgttaatgatCCTCTGATGAGGACTTGTTGGGCCTGTCAGCCTCTCTGAAGCGTCGTCACATGAAGCACGACAGCTCGTTTCTCTACACGATGGGTGACGATGCTGAATGTGAGCAGGCCCGGCTGTCTGACACCAGCACTCGGTTCTGATCCGGTCTCTTCTCTACCTGATGGTTCTGATGTCTTCTCAGAGCTCCTCGTGGGTGACGTGTGAACGTGACAGAACTGATCTGAGATCACTTTTCAGCTGAAGTATTTTCTATTAGATTCTCTGTTGTATTTTgataatattctgtttttaaatgatttaatgttAAAGAACAGTTCTGTGGTTCCGTCATGGAGCGGGTCAGACGCTGACGCAGTGTGATGAGTCAGAAATATAAAGCTGTCtgcagctaaccgctcctcctgtcggcggctaaccgctcctccagtctgcggctaaccgctcctcctgtctgcagctaaccgctcctcctgtcggcagctaaccgctcctcctgtcggcggctaaccgctcctccagtctgcggctaaccgctcctcatgtctgcggctaaccgctcctcatgtctgcggctaaccgctcctccagtctgcggctaaccgctcctccagtctgcggctaaccgctcctcatgtctgcggctaaccgctcctcctgtcggcagctaaccgctcctcctgtctgcggctaaccgctcctccagtctgcggctaaccgctcctcatgtctgcggctaaccgctcctcctgtctgcggctaaccgctcctcatgtctgcggctaaccgctcctcatgtctgcggctaaccgctcctccagtctgcggctaaccgctcctccagtctgcggctaaccgctcctcatgtctgcagctaaccgctcctcctgtcggcagctaaccgctcctcctgtctgcggctaaccgctcctcatgtctgcagctaaccgctcctcatgtctgcagctaaccgctcctcctgtcggcAGCTAACCGCTTCTGCTGTCTgcggctaaccgctcctcctgtcggcagctaaccgctcctcaTGTCTGCGGCTAACCGCTTCTGCTGTCtgcagctaaccgctcctcatgtctgcagctaaccgctcctcatgtctgcggctaaccgctcctcctgttgGCAGCTAACCGCTTCTGCTGTCTGCGGCTAACCGCTTCTGCTGTCtgcagctaaccgctcctcctgtcggcagctaaccgctcctcaTGTCTGCGGCTAACCGCTTCTGCTGTCtgcagctaaccgctcctcatgtctgcagctaaccgctcctcatgtctgcggctaaccgctcctcctgttgGCAGCTAACCGCTCCCCCTGTCTGCGGCTAACCGCTCCTCATGTCtgcagctaaccgctcctcatgtctgcagctaaccgctcctcctgttggtagctaaccgctcctcctgttggcagctaaccgctcctcatgtctgcagctaaccgctcctcctgttggcagctaaccgctcctcatgtctgcagctaaccgctcctcctgtctgcagctaaccgctcctcctgtcggcagctaaccgctcctcctgtcggcagctaaccgctcctcctgtcggctgctaaccgctcctcctgtcggcggctaaccgctcctcctgtcggcggctaaccgctcctcctgtctgcggctaaccgctcctcctgtctgctgctaaccgctcctcctgtctgcgGCTAACCGCTCCTCATGTCTGCGGCTAACCGCTCCTGCTGTCTGCGGCTAACCGCTCCTGCTGTCTGCGGCTAACCGCTCCTCGTGTCTGCGGCTAACCGCTCCTCGTGTCTGCGGCTAACCGCTCCTCGTGTCTgcggctaaccgctcctcctgtcggcggctaaccgctcctcctgtcggcggctaaccgctcctcctgtcggcagctaaccgctccttatgtctgcagctaaccgctcctcctgtcggcagctaaccgctcctcctgtcggcagctaaccgctcctcctgtcggcagctaaccgctcctcctgtcggcagctaaccgctcctcaTGTCTGCAGCTAACCGCCTCTCATGTCTGCAGCTAACCGCCCCTCCTGTCGGCAGCTAACCGCCCCTCCTGTCggcagctaaccgctcctcctgtctgcagctaaccgctcctcctgtctgcagctaaccgctcctcctgtctgcagctAACCGCCTCTCATGTCTGCAGCTAACCGCCCCTCCTGTCGGCAGCTAACCGCCCCTCCTGTCggcagctaaccgctcctcctgtctgcagctaaccgctcctcctgtctgcagctaaccgctcctcctgtcggcagctaaccgctcctcctgtctgcagctaaccgctcctcctgtctgcagctAACCGCCTCTCCTGTCtgcagctaaccgctcctcctgtcggcAGCTAACCGCCTCTCATGTCtgcagctaaccgctcctcctgtcggcagctaaccgctcctcctgtcggcagctaaccgctcctcctgtcggcagctaaccgctcctcctgtctgcagctAACTGCTCCTCATGTCTGCAactaaccgctcctcctgtctgcagctAACCGCTTCTCCTGTCAGaagctaaccgctcctcctgttgGCAGCTAACTGCTCCCAGGTGGAGGCTGTAATTGGATGCTAAGTGTTGACACTCAGGAGATGTGTTGGTCCCTGCAGGTGATTACACACAGTTCATCAGATCACAGCTGAGATaatgagcagaggaggagctcGTCTCTGCAGGAGGATAATTAGACCTGCTGCTGTTACATCAGAGAGCTGACGAGGTTAATGGAGCCCGACGAGGCGTTCGCTGGAGACGCTGAGCTGTAGGAGACTTCAGTgctgaggaggacagagggcAGAGGCTGTCCTCCGTCCTCTATCTGTCCTCTGACCGTCCTCTCAGTTCAGGGCCTGCATCCTCTGAAGAACTCGGCCTtcgtggtctttgaaggcgagtccttcagagagaccttgttaacctcgtcagccgttgttaaatgtgacggtctagcctttggagcatttcctggttgcgtcaccagatgttttactcttACGTCACGTTCTGCCGTCCAGGCCCgcaaaagtgacgatctacgtcACGCGATGTcgacattttctctctttctttcttcttttttgggcacacaaagaatcttgggatatgtgaggccacgaaggatcgcagcggtgcatcctccagaaacagggagcagaaggagcatctggaggagccttcagactgggacagacttcatgttgtgatgtaactggccttcagatgctcctctgaaggatgcagacctgaactgagactcAGCACACCTCCAGCCTCCACTAACAGAGTAAAAGTCCTGTTCAGTATCTGTAGCAGAACATGCTGATACTCAAGTAAAGAAGACTGTACTTTTGAGTagaagtacttagttacattccaccagaCTGAGGAGTAATCAAACTACATTGTATGATCCAGAAGAGTTTTACTCGCAGATACTTTCATGTTTTGTGCTTCAAGTGTCTCTTTAAACAAAtaactttgtttatttctggactgaaatgtgtttttctatcaattattcaattattaatttattactTGACCTTTAAtaaaggggtgtgtgtgtgtgtgtgtgtgtgtgtgtgtgtgtgtgtgtgttggatggtgagagcagcagctgtgtttgtagaGTCTGATTCTGGCGCTGAGCGCTCACATCTATTATTCATGTGTCCTCAGAACCAGAAGACCTGGATCCCCcaccacctgtctctctctctgtctctctctgtgtctctctctctgtgtctctcaatttcaacaagctttattggcatgactgtggttcacaatattgccaaagcgtacaggattacagaacaaaaatgttaacaataataatgataataataataataataataataataatgatgataataataataataataataataataatgataataataacaataatagtgataataatgataataataatgaaccCTGTCAGATTgatttatttacaccctcaacagGCGATGTAGCGTgtgcatgctaacactgttagctcagcagctacagtgaaggtttcagtgtttgttctATTTGCccacacagaacaaaaaaaaggaaaaacaggctTTGGTCGACTCGCTCCTTCTACATGGAACATGCTGCAAAAAGACTGGAAAACTACTGAACTGATTTCTTTGAATGCTTTTATATCCAGGCTGAGCACTGAGACGACCTCCTTCACTAACTGttgtttatcattttaattactgtaactgtgtaatTGTTGCTGCTCTTGGCCAGGAATCCTTTAAAAAAGAGGTTTTTAATCTCAATGGGactttcctggttaaataaaggtgaaataaaataaaaataaataatgaagtcGTCTTGTTGTTCTGGACACAGATACTGAACGATGAACACAGATCTGATGTTTTAATCTTTAAagtttgtagaaatgtaaaaaaacaaaccgcAACATGAGAAGCACGAGTCAGTTAGTGTCGTCTGACTCGTCTTCATCTCGTTCCTGTAAAGACACTTTGATAAACGTACATTGAAACTGCTCCTGCTGTCTTTACTTGTACTGATGAGAATGTACCTGCATGTGGAGCTCGTCctcaggtggaggtgagctgCTGGCTTCAGGTGTGTGAGACACcttcaggtggaggtgagctgCTGGCTTCAGGTGTGTGAGACACcttcaggtggaggtgagctgCTGGCTTCAGGTGTGTGAGACACcttcaggtggaggtgagctgCTGGCTTCAGGTGTGTGAGACACcttcaggtggaggtgagctgCTGGCTTCAGGTGTGTGAGACACcttcaggtggaggtgagctgCTGGCTTCAGGTGTGTGAGACACcttcaggtggaggtgagctgCTGGCTTCAGGTGTGTGAGACACCTTCAGGTGTGTGAGAGTATCGCCATTAGACATAAAGAGCGTTCTCACTGCAGACTGAGTATTTCTCTGTTGATTCAGTCATACTTAGCTCTCGGGGTAATTAGCCGTGTTTTCCCTGGTTGTTTGGTGTCCTCGGTAACCATGGCGACGCAGTCATGTGAGTGTGTAAGTGGGCCACGAGGCGAGAGAGGAGAGCCCGGGACTTTCTGCTTGGAGACAGGAGCTTCATTTTTCATCTCAGCGGGTCATGTGACGCTGACGACGTTTCTACAGTCAGATTCACGATCACAGAACAAATCAAGTGTTTTCATCCGTCTGTGACACAAACaccactgctgctgtctctgAAGCAATCACACATCTCCAGAAACCTCCAGCGTCCCCCGGCAACCTCCAGCGTCCTGCGGCGTCCTCCGGCAACCTGCGGCGTCCTCCAGCGTCCCCCGGCAACCTCCAGCGTCCTGCGGCGTCCTCCGGTGTCCTCCGGCAACCCGCGGTGTCCTGCGGCGTCCTCCAGCGTCCTCCGGCAACCTGCGGCATCCTGCGGAGTCTTGCAGCATCCTGCGGCGTCCTGCAGCGTCCTGCGGTGTCTTGTGGCGTTCTGTGGCGATCTGCGACATCCTGCGGCGTCCTCCGGTGTCCTCCGGCAACCTGCGGCATCCTGCGGCGTCCTGCGGAGTCTTGCAGCGTCCTGCGGCGTCCTGCGGCGTCCTGCAGCGTCCTGCGGTGTCTTGCGGCGTTCTGCGGCGATCTGCGACATCCTGCGGCGTTCTGCAGCGACCGGCTAACAACGACAGATGAAACATCTTCTCACAGTAACATCTGCTCTTGTCTATAGAATCACTGGTTTATTGATGAAGATGAAGTAAATCTGTGACTATGTTTCATATCAGGTTCATCTGGATCATAAATCCACTGAGTTCTGAATAACAGACTCAGGTTTGGGGTCGAGGACTGAGACCGACTTCATCCTCACTCTCATAATTACAGACAGATGAAAAGACTTCATGctgcaccagactccattctaaaaacagctgttttaaggTGGACCCTTCTTTTGTCACAGTACAGAGACTCTTTAGGCTCACCTCCATCCACAGACACAGTCGGCTCACCTGTCCgtcactcagtgacatcattcACTCACCTGTGCTGAggtgtttgtttcctctctgcgTTGCGTTCAGGTGCACAGGTTCAGTTGtgccagtcagcagcagctgaggcctTCAGCACAGTGAGATCTGTAACTGGAGGTTTATTAAAGTAGCGATGTGTTGAGAGGACGGCAGCTCGTTAGTGTAATCAGCGTGTCTGTGAGGAAACCTTCAGACGAGGAGTAAACAGAGTGTCTGCTGTTTGTGGGTTAGGATTCGACTCTCTGGCACCTTTTTTCTGTCAAACAGGGAATTCACTTACTAACTCGTTTCTTTTTATAACTCTTTGAAACTCCGGCCTCATTAGCATGCGAGCGAGCGCTGGCCATGCAAATCGtttgaaatgcaaaaacacaTCCAGTTTCTATATTTCATCAAGGAGCTTTTCATGTTTAATAAATTACAGACGCCGTCCTCCAAGACTTTGTTATTCATTAACCAAAAAGCACACAATTGGGATCCATTTAAAATCTTAATCCCAACCTGCAGGATTATTTGCTTTCTGCTAATATTTGCCTTGACGAGGGGGGTGGAGCGGGCGGAGGCTGGTGGAGCCGCCTGCAGTGTCTCAGTGTGTTTGTAATGGGATTAGATGTGATTCAGTCAGTGTGTCACTGAAACTGTAGCAGATCTCACAGTGAAACCAACTGCAGGCGGATTCATTAACACCAGCGACCAGAACAAACAGACGAGCTCGTTCACATCGTTAATAACACAGCAGCTCACAggacaaaagtatgtggacgGCTGCGGCTTTCAGCTGAAGTTACGTTTGTGTTGAAACACAGAGACGCTCGAACACGAGTGACGGAGAAACTGGAGCAGTTTAATATAGAAGATCAGTGCAGCTGTCTGCAGCGCCCTCCAGTGGCTGCAGCAGGTACTACAGCAGCACAGGAGGAAGTCAGGCGGAGAGACGGCAGGTTCAAACATGTTATATTGTTTACTGAAGTTCAATCAAGACACTTTCTGTCAGTGTGAGTGTAAATGTGAAGACGAAACtcgactaaataaacaaaccaaatgtggttttaattgtTCAAATCCCCAAAATCCAAGAAAATTATCTTTAGTTTCCTCAGTGAGTTTTAAAAACAGCCTGAGATCCATCCACACTGACGGGTGTGTAGTTGTGTAGTTGTTGTGTGTCCTCCaggtcacttcctgttgaagccctgtgtgtgtgtgtgtgtgtgtgtgtgtgtgtgtgtgtgtgtgtgtgtgtgcgtgcgtgtgtgtgtgtgtgtgttgattgtggtgcagcagctcagcagggACCGTTAATGGCCGGTTGTCATCACAGACCATAAATCAGCGGGACTAATGTTCAGACTCCTCTGAGGATcaaactctgctgctgctcacagactcccagcatcagcagactgatgtggaccaatcagagcacatcacgcacggcagacgcagcgagacgagacaaagaagtaaaagccgtaagaaggcgtaaacagacagagagggagactggaatgtggagaaaaggcgtgttagtgtctcgtatctgcagagagtttctgattttctctctttgttgctgctcgggacgctttaccaacccaacatgtgtctatttgacgtcctgggaatgagactcaacaatcaactgtctttgtggtgcgttcaggaacagctgggacaaatcct from Sparus aurata chromosome 9, fSpaAur1.1, whole genome shotgun sequence encodes:
- the LOC115588755 gene encoding uncharacterized protein LOC115588755; this translates as MAEEAGDGADAMSANQIASLDQIFTNSYETNEVKQHEQLKVLIHRHTERLRPQLLLTGTTEPVHLNATQRGNKHLSTAGRCRTPQDVADRRRTPQDTAGRCRTPQDAAGRCKTPQDAAGCRRLPEDTGGRRRMSQIATERHKTPQDAAGRRRMLQDSAGCRRLPEDAGGRRRTPRVAGGHRRTPQDAGGCRGTLEDAAGCRRTPQDAGGCRGTLEVSGDV